A genomic window from Vitis riparia cultivar Riparia Gloire de Montpellier isolate 1030 chromosome 16, EGFV_Vit.rip_1.0, whole genome shotgun sequence includes:
- the LOC117934132 gene encoding putative gamma-glutamylcyclotransferase At3g02910 — protein MGVGAGHFHSLIFTYGTLKRGFSNHVLIQDLIATSDAAFITVCLTTAQFPLVCGPYRVPFLLNFPGAGHRVSGELYAVSARGLGRMDELEGTGRGHYERLPIEIEAAARDGARRMWAEAYFAHSSYAAALWRKSGERGYSAYTEKEAAGYVKRKDRPQNQSFLEQIQLFVSS, from the coding sequence ATGGGCGTTGGAGCAGGTCACTTCCATTCCCTCATCTTTACCTACGGAACCCTAAAGCGAGGCTTCTCCAACCACGTCCTCATCCAGGACCTCATCGCCACCAGCGACGCCGCCTTTATCACCGTCTGCCTCACCACCGCCCAGTTCCCCCTCGTCTGCGGCCCCTACCGCGTCCCCTTCCTCCTCAACTTCCCCGGTGCAGGCCACCGCGTCTCCGGCGAGCTCTACGCCGTCTCCGCCCGCGGCCTCGGCCGCATGGACGAGCTCGAGGGCACCGGCCGCGGCCACTACGAGCGCCTGCCGATAGAGATCGAGGCCGCCGCGCGGGACGGAGCGAGGAGGATGTGGGCGGAGGCGTACTTCGCGCACAGCAGCTACGCGGCGGCGCTGTGGCGGAAGAGCGGAGAGAGAGGGTACAGCGCGTATACAGAGAAGGAGGCGGCGGGGTACGTGAAGAGGAAAGATCGGCCGCAGAATCAGAGTTTTCTGGAGCAGATTCAATTGTTTGTGTCGTCTTAG
- the LOC117932871 gene encoding uncharacterized protein LOC117932871 — protein sequence MKPKNRRIMGAGGPVEEEGEEEESKWPPWLRPLLQTSFFVQCKLHADSHRSECNMYCLDCMNGALCSLCLNFHKDHRAIQIRRSSYHDVIRVSEIQKFLDITGVQTYIINSARIVFLNERPQPRPGKGVTNTCQVCERSLLDSFTFCSLGCKIVGTSKSFRKKKLCMETEGSDSESLNGASSGSSSKSKIPSFTPSTPPPTAAATYRTAKRRKGVPHRAPLGALIIQY from the exons ATGAAGCCCAAGAACAGAAGAATCATG GGAGCTGGAGGGCCAGTGGAAGAGGAAGGTGAGGAGGAGGAGAGCAAGTGGCCGCCATGGCTGCGCCCTCTCCTCCAAACAAGCTTCTTCGTTCAATGCAAGCTCCATGCTGATTCCCACCGCAGTGAATGCAACATGTACTGCTTGGACTGCATGAATGGAGCCCTCTGCTCCCTTTGCCTCAACTTCCACAAAGATCACCGCGCTATTCAG ataAGGAGGTCATCATACCATGATGTGATTAGGGTTTCTGAGATTCAGAAATTTCTGGACATTACCGGAGTCCAGACCTACATTATCAACAGTGCCAGAATTGTGTTCTTGAATGAGAGGCCTCAGCCCAGGCCTGGAAAAGGAGTCACCAACACTTGCCAAGTTTGTGAGCGCAGCCTCCTTGACTCCTTCACTTTTTGCTCCCTTGGTTGCAAG ATAGTTGGGACATCAAAGAGCTTCAGGAAGAAGAAGCTGTGCATGGAAACAGAAGGCTCCGACTCGGAATCCCTGAATGGAGCCAGCAGCGGCAGCAGCAGCAAGAGCAAAATCCCGAGCTTTACGCCCTCCACGCCGCCTCCCACCGCCGCCGCTACTTACCGGACGGCCAAGAGGAGGAAGGGAGTGCCCCACAGAGCCCCATTGGGAGCCCTTATCATACAGTACTGA
- the LOC117933854 gene encoding putative gamma-glutamylcyclotransferase At3g02910 — MGAEEDRFHSLVFTYGTLKRGFSNHVLIQDLIATGDATFVAVCRTTAQFPLVCGPYRVPFLINLPGSGHRVSGELYAVSARGLGLMDELEGTSHGHYERLPIEIEEAAGDGERRRWVEAYFAHNSYAAELWRKSGERGYSTYSEKEATGYVKRKDRPQNLSFLEQIRLFVASS; from the coding sequence ATGGGGGCGGAAGAGGATCGCTTCCACAGCCTCGTCTTCACCTACGGAACCCTAAAGCGAGGCTTCTCCAACCACGTCCTCATACAGGACCTCATCGCCACCGGCGACGCTACCTTCGTCGCCGTTTGCCGCACCACCGCCCAATTCCCCCTCGTCTGCGGCCCCTACCGCGTCCCCTTCCTCATCAACCTTCCAGGCTCCGGTCACCGCGTCTCGGGCGAGCTCTACGCCGTCTCCGCCCGCGGCCTCGGCCTCATGGACGAGCTCGAGGGCACCAGCCACGGCCACTACGAGCGCCTCCCGATCGAGATCGAGGAGGCCGCCGGCGACGGAGAGAGGCGGCGGTGGGTGGAGGCGTACTTCGCGCACAACAGCTACGCGGCGGAGCTGTGGCGGAAGAGCGGAGAGAGAGGGTACAGCACGTACTCAGAGAAGGAGGCCACCGGGTACGTGAAGAGGAAGGATCGGCCCCAGAATCTGAGTTTTCTAGAGCAGATTCGTTTGTTTGTGGCATCATCTTGA
- the LOC117933879 gene encoding zinc finger CCCH domain-containing protein 56-like, producing the protein MDFTAGDAVDLSGTAVPDHWSAADQNLWATDDDYRSFTLTPKFSSGTTAPDISPAKKSKNSQKSSKSMGKMFFKTKLCGKFRAGVCPYITNCNFAHGMEELRRPPPNWQEIVAAQHNYDEAEPLPPSPPQREEHQIPILSLSEMRCGESQRSYKGRHCKKFYTEEGCPYGDSCTFLHDEQSRARESVAISLSPTVGGGGYGSSGANGPNQKPSNWKTRICNKWETTGSCPFGNKCHFAHGVAELHKYGGGLVEEGGDSSSSVPPEPKQQGGGPPKATTDTMVAPALSAPATDLFHMGVGVPSQRPSVVAPKPGQRPLQKWKGPDKISKIYGDWIDDLE; encoded by the exons ATGGATTTCACCGCCGGTGACGCCGTTGACCTATCCGGCACCGCCGTCCCCGACCATTGGTCCGCTGCCGACCAGAACCTCTGGGCCACCGACGATGACTACAGATCCTTCACCCTGACCCCCAAATTCTCCTCTGGCACCACCGCTCCCGACATCTCTCCGGCCAAAAAGTCTAAAAACTCCCAAAAATCCTCTAAATCCATGGGCAAAATGTTCTTCAAAACCAAACTCTGCGGCAAATTCCGTGCCGGCGTGTGTCCGTATATCACCAACTGCAACTTCGCCCACGGAATGGAGGAGCTCCGCCGTCCGCCGCCGAATTGGCAGGAGATTGTGGCAGCGCAGCACAACTACGACGAGGCGGAGCCACTTCCCCCTTCGCCGCCGCAAAGGGAGGAGCACCAGATTCCGATACTGAGCCTGTCGGAGATGCGCTGCGGCGAGTCGCAGAGGTCGTATAAGGGGAGGCATTGCAAGAAGTTCTACACAGAAGAAGGGTGTCCGTATGGAGATAGTTGTACATTCTTGCACGATGAACAGTCCAGGGCGAGGGAGAGCGTGGCGATAAGCTTGAGCCCAACGGTGGGCGGTGGCGGGTACGGAAGCAGCGGCGCCAATGGGCCGAACCAGAAGCCGTCGAATTGGAAGACAAGGATATGCAATAAGTGGGAGACCACGGGCAGCTGCCCATTTGGAAACAAGTGCCATTTTGCACATGGAGTTGCAG AACTGCATAAATATGGTGGGGGTCTTGTGGAGGAAGGTGGAGACTCTTCTTCTTCAGTACCTCCAGAACCGAAGCAACAGGGCGGTGGGCCTCCAAAGGCAACAACAGACACCATGGTAGCACCAGCCCTTTCTGCTCCTGCTACTGATCTTTTTCACATGGGAGTGGGAGTTCCATCTCAAAGGCCTTCTGTAGTGGCCCCCAAGCCTGGCCAAAGGCCCCTTCAGAAATGGAAAGGGCCCGACAAGATCAGTAAGATTTATGGTGACTGGATTGATGACCTCGAATAA